One Faecalispora anaeroviscerum genomic window carries:
- a CDS encoding sugar ABC transporter permease yields MKYIKKVFGGGLRQYSMVIALVALTVIFNITSGGRMITSSNFQNLISGNAYVLVLAIGMLMVIVIGQIDLSVGSVAGFCGMVMALTARDLGLPWWLAVLLSLAIGAAIGAWQGFWLSKLGIPGFITTLGGMMIFRGGVIWISKSISVPAPAQLKVFGAGYLPDWGPTFTGMNNSTLLLGIIAVAAFAFMELRKRDRSAKLTGKTEELWPVVARICLVGLVIGYLTWIFGTGRPGTSFPVPGLILVILVIIYHIITQRTRFGRHVYAVGGNKSAAALSGVNVPRTYFLTMLNMSMLAALAGIMFVGRSTAAGPSDGNGWELDAIASVFIGGAAVSGGVGTILATMVGGLVMAVLNSGLMLMGVGADRTQVIKGLVLLAAVAFDVFNKQQGRSSIIGRLFPAKESNSKEGNPADRDS; encoded by the coding sequence ATGAAATATATTAAGAAAGTATTTGGCGGAGGACTGCGGCAGTACAGCATGGTGATTGCTCTGGTGGCGCTTACCGTCATCTTTAATATTACTTCGGGGGGAAGAATGATTACCTCCTCCAACTTCCAGAACCTGATTTCCGGCAATGCGTATGTGTTGGTGCTGGCAATTGGCATGTTGATGGTCATCGTGATCGGTCAGATCGATCTGTCCGTCGGTTCGGTGGCCGGTTTCTGCGGTATGGTGATGGCTCTTACGGCGCGCGACCTTGGGTTGCCGTGGTGGCTTGCGGTGCTTCTCAGCCTGGCAATCGGCGCTGCGATTGGCGCGTGGCAGGGGTTCTGGCTCTCAAAGCTCGGAATTCCCGGATTTATTACAACATTGGGCGGCATGATGATTTTCCGCGGCGGTGTGATCTGGATTTCAAAGTCGATCTCGGTGCCGGCGCCGGCGCAGCTCAAAGTATTCGGCGCGGGATATTTGCCCGACTGGGGGCCCACTTTTACAGGGATGAACAACTCTACGCTGCTGCTGGGGATCATCGCGGTCGCCGCGTTTGCATTTATGGAGCTGCGCAAGCGCGATCGTTCGGCAAAACTGACCGGAAAAACAGAGGAGCTTTGGCCGGTGGTGGCTCGGATTTGCTTGGTCGGACTCGTCATTGGTTACTTAACATGGATTTTTGGCACTGGGCGCCCCGGCACATCCTTCCCCGTACCGGGACTGATTCTTGTGATTTTAGTCATTATCTACCACATCATCACTCAGCGCACCAGATTTGGCCGCCATGTGTACGCTGTCGGCGGCAACAAAAGTGCAGCCGCGCTGTCCGGTGTAAATGTCCCGAGAACCTATTTCCTGACCATGCTCAATATGTCTATGCTTGCGGCTTTGGCCGGAATTATGTTTGTGGGTCGCTCAACCGCGGCTGGCCCGTCGGATGGCAACGGATGGGAATTGGATGCCATTGCGTCGGTCTTTATTGGCGGTGCGGCTGTTTCGGGCGGTGTCGGCACCATTCTTGCTACAATGGTTGGAGGACTGGTGATGGCCGTTCTCAACTCAGGGCTGATGCTCATGGGGGTTGGCGCTGACCGCACTCAGGTAATTAAGGGTCTTGTGCTGCTTGCCGCGGTTGCTTTTGATGTTTTCAACAAGCAGCAGGGTCGTTCATCCATTATTGGAAGGCTATTTCCCGCAAAAGAAAGCAACTCCAAGGAAGGTAACCCTGCCGACAGAGATTCCTGA
- a CDS encoding substrate-binding domain-containing protein, producing MKKKKCLSLFLVASLMMATALTGCGGTAPSASSATPETSSAASGGTGFAADATIGVALPWLGTQNWAEADEMFKTQLEAAGFKTIVQHADNKVPQQQQQIESMIQNGAKVIVVGPVDGSQLGAVLEEAKAAGISIIGYDRLLENTTGVDGVVQFGSIKTGELQGQALLDGLAAQKGKGPYNIELFGGGPADPNAPNFFKGAMNVLQPKIDDGTLVVVSGQKDFTQCATMDWDNSKAQARMDSLLSGFYSGKEIDGVLSPNDGIARAIITASEQAGQKIPVVSGLDAENESVEWIWSGRQYSTVAKPTNVLVGKTIEIIKSLQAGNGMPAPDTTVNNGKKDVGIYELPPLVVTKENAKEAFANDASRLALLK from the coding sequence ATGAAAAAGAAAAAATGCCTATCCCTGTTCCTAGTAGCATCACTCATGATGGCAACAGCACTGACTGGCTGCGGCGGCACAGCCCCCAGCGCCAGTTCGGCTACGCCCGAGACGTCGTCCGCTGCTTCAGGCGGCACTGGATTTGCCGCAGACGCAACGATTGGCGTTGCGCTGCCCTGGCTTGGCACTCAGAACTGGGCGGAAGCGGATGAGATGTTCAAAACCCAATTGGAGGCTGCAGGCTTCAAGACAATTGTACAGCATGCTGACAACAAGGTTCCCCAGCAGCAGCAGCAGATCGAGTCCATGATTCAGAATGGCGCCAAGGTGATCGTTGTCGGCCCTGTCGACGGTTCCCAGCTTGGGGCGGTTCTGGAAGAAGCAAAGGCGGCCGGCATCAGCATCATCGGCTATGACCGCCTCCTTGAGAACACCACTGGTGTTGACGGCGTGGTGCAGTTTGGCAGCATCAAGACCGGCGAGCTGCAAGGGCAGGCCCTGCTCGACGGATTAGCCGCGCAGAAGGGCAAGGGTCCTTACAATATTGAACTGTTTGGCGGCGGCCCTGCCGACCCCAACGCCCCCAACTTTTTTAAAGGCGCTATGAATGTGCTTCAGCCCAAGATCGACGACGGCACGCTGGTTGTCGTATCGGGCCAAAAGGATTTCACTCAGTGCGCCACGATGGACTGGGACAATTCCAAAGCGCAGGCTCGTATGGATTCCCTTCTCTCCGGCTTCTATTCGGGTAAGGAAATCGACGGTGTTCTCTCTCCGAATGACGGAATCGCCCGCGCAATCATTACCGCATCCGAGCAGGCCGGCCAGAAGATCCCCGTAGTTTCGGGTCTTGACGCCGAAAACGAGTCGGTCGAGTGGATTTGGTCGGGCAGACAGTATTCAACCGTTGCCAAACCAACCAATGTACTGGTAGGCAAAACGATTGAGATCATCAAGTCGCTGCAGGCAGGCAACGGGATGCCCGCACCTGACACAACTGTGAACAATGGCAAGAAGGACGTAGGCATCTATGAGCTTCCTCCGCTCGTTGTCACCAAGGAAAATGCAAAAGAGGCATTCGCGAATGATGCCAGCCGATTGGCGCTCCTGAAATAG
- a CDS encoding terminase gpP N-terminus-related DNA-binding protein translates to MGQAKILYQEGKTPSEIAELLGVSPGTVRSWKSRGGWDDNVAMRYLLTLKLQRRLRIMTS, encoded by the coding sequence ATGGGTCAAGCAAAGATCCTGTACCAAGAGGGCAAGACCCCGTCTGAAATTGCCGAGCTTTTAGGGGTATCCCCGGGAACCGTCCGTAGCTGGAAGAGTCGTGGCGGGTGGGACGATAATGTTGCAATGCGGTACTTGCTGACATTAAAGCTACAAAGGCGGTTGAGGATAATGACGAGTTAA
- a CDS encoding D-lyxose/D-mannose family sugar isomerase — protein sequence MKRSEINKVLVEMETFIKKYRFALPPFCHFTPEDWKSKGRDYDEIRDNMLGWDITDYGLGDFGKVGFSLITIRNGNFAMQDKYAKTYAEKLLYLREGQYAPMHFHWSKMEDIINRGGGNVLIRVYNATPGEGLDKAAEVRVHTDGRELSVPAGTQVRLTPGESITIQPYLYHDFSVEEGTGPVLLGEVSQCNDDNTDNRFLEPIGRFPAIEEDEPPYRLLCNEYPRL from the coding sequence ATGAAACGCAGCGAGATTAACAAGGTGCTGGTGGAAATGGAGACTTTTATCAAGAAATACCGCTTTGCCCTGCCGCCTTTCTGTCACTTTACGCCGGAGGACTGGAAATCCAAGGGCCGCGACTACGACGAAATTCGCGATAACATGCTGGGCTGGGATATCACTGACTATGGTCTGGGTGACTTTGGCAAGGTCGGCTTTTCGCTGATTACAATTCGCAACGGCAACTTTGCCATGCAGGACAAATACGCCAAGACCTACGCCGAAAAGCTGCTCTATTTGCGGGAAGGCCAATACGCGCCCATGCACTTCCACTGGAGCAAGATGGAGGATATCATCAACCGCGGGGGCGGCAATGTCCTGATCCGCGTCTACAACGCTACCCCCGGTGAGGGGCTGGACAAGGCCGCGGAGGTGCGCGTCCACACGGATGGCCGGGAGCTGTCGGTTCCCGCTGGAACACAGGTGCGCCTGACGCCAGGCGAGAGCATCACCATACAGCCCTATTTATACCACGACTTTTCGGTGGAGGAAGGCACGGGGCCGGTGCTGTTAGGCGAGGTGAGCCAATGTAACGACGACAATACCGACAACCGCTTTCTGGAGCCCATTGGCCGTTTTCCCGCTATTGAGGAAGACGAGCCGCCCTACCGTTTACTCTGCAACGAATACCCAAGGCTGTAA
- a CDS encoding ROK family transcriptional regulator has translation MRGATGKNNSDLTEMNRSAVVKILQQQEVCSRADIARQTGLTQAAITKIVASMMEMGIVSEAGIITGSDNRRSIGLRLNADRHQIIGVKFARQMFAVGVFDISGKIYTKTETTFPFEEDPKTVLSAMKKQIHDMLNKYENVVSIGLAVPGPYLREEGRIAVVTQMSAWHTINFIEEFKEEFNKPVFIEHDANAGALAEWLFGGHTQPLHTLAYFLVGDGVGAGIIERGRLFLGVQGTACETGHISVDVHGPRCECGNYGCLEMYCSAPAILKKAQERVPECLSSKNPQSSDACTAIFEAARAGNTKALEVVRETAEYIGYGCVTLINAYNPDIIIIGDVVSQGGDLLLPIIQNVVRQRVIPELHTKVRIKISALKVDPTLYGAAATATDKVLQLPSMFSAAGKWGQDK, from the coding sequence ATGAGAGGTGCAACAGGAAAAAATAATAGTGATTTAACCGAAATGAATCGCTCCGCTGTTGTGAAAATATTGCAGCAACAGGAGGTTTGTTCCCGCGCGGACATTGCCAGACAAACGGGTCTTACCCAAGCGGCCATAACAAAAATAGTTGCGTCGATGATGGAAATGGGTATTGTATCCGAGGCGGGTATTATTACGGGCAGCGACAACCGCCGTTCCATCGGGCTTAGACTAAACGCCGACAGACATCAAATTATAGGGGTAAAGTTTGCAAGACAGATGTTCGCGGTAGGTGTGTTCGATATTTCGGGGAAAATATACACTAAAACCGAAACGACTTTTCCATTTGAGGAAGACCCAAAAACGGTGCTTTCTGCTATGAAAAAGCAGATACACGATATGCTGAACAAGTATGAAAATGTAGTTTCCATTGGTCTTGCTGTTCCGGGACCCTATTTGCGGGAGGAAGGCCGTATAGCGGTAGTAACCCAAATGTCTGCCTGGCACACAATCAATTTTATTGAGGAATTCAAGGAAGAGTTTAATAAGCCTGTTTTTATAGAGCATGATGCAAACGCAGGTGCATTGGCTGAATGGCTCTTTGGAGGCCATACCCAGCCGCTGCACACGCTGGCCTATTTTTTGGTGGGCGACGGCGTGGGTGCTGGTATTATTGAGCGAGGCCGCCTTTTTCTGGGTGTGCAGGGTACCGCGTGCGAAACCGGGCATATCAGCGTGGACGTTCACGGCCCCCGCTGTGAATGCGGAAACTATGGCTGCCTTGAGATGTATTGTTCGGCTCCGGCCATATTGAAGAAAGCACAGGAGCGTGTGCCGGAATGCCTTTCCAGTAAAAATCCGCAAAGCAGCGATGCCTGCACCGCCATTTTTGAAGCGGCTCGTGCTGGTAATACCAAAGCTCTGGAGGTGGTGCGGGAGACCGCGGAGTATATCGGTTACGGCTGTGTTACTCTGATCAACGCCTATAATCCCGACATTATTATCATTGGAGATGTCGTATCTCAGGGAGGGGATTTGCTGCTGCCGATTATTCAGAATGTGGTAAGGCAGCGCGTAATTCCCGAGCTGCACACCAAGGTGCGGATTAAAATATCTGCCCTCAAGGTGGATCCCACCCTTTACGGCGCAGCCGCTACAGCAACGGATAAGGTGTTACAACTGCCCAGTATGTTTTCGGCGGCCGGCAAATGGGGGCAGGACAAATGA
- a CDS encoding carbohydrate kinase family protein, with protein sequence MFDIVALGELLIDFTYHGRSENGMRLFEQNPGGAPANVLCAASNLGVSTAFIGKVGNDMHGDYLRRVLEEKGVDTSGLISAEDVFTTLAFVELSETGERKFSFARKPGADTCLSACEVKHELAEGCRIFHFGSLSLTDEPSRTATIEAVKAAKKAGAIISYDPNYRAPLWKSEEEAAEKMRSVLPFADIVKISDEEVGLITGESSPEAAAGHLFQKGISCAVVTLGSNGAYTAVEGASALVSVPDVPVVDTTGAGDAFWGGFLYQLAVSGLRPNELGKAQLRDFTEFANAVASLCVQKRGGIPAMPTINMVRDFLGRKGG encoded by the coding sequence ATGTTCGATATAGTCGCGTTGGGTGAGCTGCTGATTGACTTTACATACCACGGCAGAAGCGAAAACGGGATGCGCCTGTTTGAGCAAAACCCCGGCGGCGCGCCTGCAAACGTGCTCTGTGCCGCCTCGAACTTAGGAGTAAGCACTGCGTTTATCGGCAAGGTGGGCAACGATATGCACGGAGATTATCTGCGCAGGGTGCTTGAAGAAAAGGGCGTCGACACCAGCGGGCTGATCAGCGCAGAGGATGTGTTTACGACGCTTGCGTTTGTTGAGCTGTCTGAAACGGGCGAGCGCAAATTCTCGTTTGCACGCAAGCCCGGTGCGGACACCTGCCTTTCAGCGTGCGAGGTGAAGCACGAGTTGGCAGAGGGGTGTAGGATTTTCCACTTCGGCTCCCTTTCACTGACCGATGAACCTTCGCGTACTGCCACAATAGAAGCGGTGAAAGCCGCAAAAAAGGCCGGAGCCATTATCTCTTACGACCCGAATTACCGTGCACCGCTCTGGAAAAGCGAGGAGGAAGCCGCTGAGAAAATGCGGAGCGTCCTTCCTTTTGCGGACATTGTAAAAATCAGCGACGAGGAAGTCGGGCTGATCACAGGCGAATCTTCTCCCGAAGCTGCCGCCGGGCATCTTTTTCAAAAGGGGATCTCCTGCGCGGTGGTCACGCTTGGCAGCAACGGCGCCTATACCGCAGTGGAGGGTGCGTCCGCGCTCGTTTCCGTTCCCGATGTTCCGGTGGTTGACACCACAGGCGCCGGGGATGCTTTCTGGGGTGGCTTCCTCTACCAGTTGGCCGTGAGCGGGCTTCGCCCCAATGAGCTTGGCAAAGCACAGCTCCGGGATTTTACCGAATTTGCCAATGCGGTCGCCTCTTTGTGCGTTCAAAAGCGCGGAGGGATACCGGCGATGCCCACAATAAACATGGTCAGGGATTTTCTTGGCCGAAAAGGGGGATGA
- a CDS encoding Cof-type HAD-IIB family hydrolase gives MGAGQMIAPETMQYQMIFCDIDGTLLDSTNRISPGTRQKIQELYRIGIPFILVSARMPSGIFPLQRELGMKAPIVCYNGALILNERGDPVLTVGIDREKAILIDDFVKREWSSVCCSAYCYDDWISDDIHDKWIVQEQSITASVPKKGKISDLIPQTGQIHKLLCMGEAEAVADLNNALKEKFSGLSVFRSKDTYLEMMDGAVSKSGAVKYLCKTYHIPIEATVSFGDNFNDMDMLLATGTCFAMGNAPPEVKRQVPNVTADNDHEGVLAGLEQLHFAENRI, from the coding sequence ATGGGGGCAGGACAAATGATTGCGCCCGAAACAATGCAATATCAAATGATCTTTTGCGATATTGACGGGACGCTCTTGGACTCAACAAATCGTATTTCCCCGGGTACCAGACAAAAAATACAGGAGCTCTATCGTATCGGGATTCCTTTTATTTTGGTTTCTGCCCGTATGCCTTCGGGGATTTTTCCCCTGCAGCGAGAATTGGGAATGAAAGCACCCATTGTCTGCTACAACGGCGCACTGATTCTTAATGAACGCGGGGATCCAGTTCTAACGGTTGGCATCGACCGCGAAAAGGCGATACTGATTGATGACTTTGTGAAAAGAGAATGGAGTTCCGTTTGTTGCAGTGCCTATTGTTACGATGACTGGATTTCAGATGATATTCATGACAAATGGATCGTGCAGGAACAAAGCATCACGGCATCAGTGCCCAAAAAAGGCAAGATTTCTGACCTCATCCCACAAACAGGGCAGATACATAAGCTTTTGTGTATGGGGGAGGCCGAAGCGGTCGCCGATCTTAACAATGCGTTGAAAGAAAAATTTTCCGGGCTTTCCGTTTTTCGCTCCAAAGATACTTATCTTGAAATGATGGACGGAGCTGTCTCGAAATCCGGTGCGGTCAAATATCTTTGCAAGACCTATCATATTCCCATTGAAGCTACCGTATCCTTCGGCGATAATTTCAACGACATGGATATGCTGCTTGCAACCGGTACCTGCTTTGCAATGGGCAACGCGCCTCCAGAGGTAAAAAGGCAGGTGCCGAATGTTACCGCAGACAACGACCACGAGGGTGTGCTTGCGGGACTGGAACAGTTACATTTTGCGGAGAATCGCATATGA
- a CDS encoding terminase small subunit, giving the protein MKATKAVEDNDELTDAQKAFCLYYSKTFNATMAYKKAFGCDYASANAAGPRLLVNVRIRAEITRLKEIRSSALLASVDDVVEKYMHIAFADITDFLDFGRAWVPVMGPFGPIQIPVPGSDAKVAPTKEINEVRFKESSEIDGTLLSEVKQGKDGASVKLADRMKALEWLGKYFKANPADRHRREYDKRRLEIELLKAKSAIKDTGDSSAPDDGFQAALNGQAADVWQDGDNASPDWEEQNSDNVDED; this is encoded by the coding sequence ATTAAAGCTACAAAGGCGGTTGAGGATAATGACGAGTTAACCGATGCACAAAAGGCTTTCTGCTTGTACTACTCCAAAACGTTCAATGCGACTATGGCCTATAAAAAAGCGTTTGGGTGTGATTATGCTTCTGCAAATGCCGCAGGGCCGAGACTGTTAGTAAATGTTCGTATCCGCGCCGAAATCACCAGGCTTAAGGAGATTCGCTCCTCTGCTCTGCTTGCTTCTGTCGATGATGTGGTGGAAAAATACATGCATATTGCCTTTGCGGATATCACCGACTTTCTGGATTTTGGCCGCGCTTGGGTTCCTGTTATGGGTCCGTTCGGTCCTATTCAGATTCCGGTTCCGGGGAGTGATGCAAAGGTCGCACCGACCAAAGAAATCAACGAGGTGCGTTTCAAAGAATCGTCTGAGATTGATGGTACTTTGCTGTCCGAGGTGAAGCAAGGCAAGGACGGTGCCAGTGTAAAGCTGGCTGACCGTATGAAAGCGCTGGAATGGCTTGGCAAGTACTTTAAAGCAAATCCTGCCGACCGTCACCGCCGCGAGTATGACAAGCGGCGCCTGGAAATCGAGTTGCTCAAAGCAAAGTCGGCTATAAAAGACACCGGCGACAGCTCTGCTCCTGATGATGGGTTTCAGGCCGCTTTGAATGGCCAAGCTGCTGACGTCTGGCAGGATGGCGATAATGCAAGCCCTGACTGGGAGGAACAGAACAGTGACAACGTGGACGAAGATTGA
- a CDS encoding sugar ABC transporter ATP-binding protein produces the protein MEHPLILQMQGITKLFPGVRALDDVTLEVHRGDIHAICGENGAGKSTLMKVLSGVYPHGTYEGKIIYMGNEVMFKDIKESESAGIVIIHQELTMIPELSITENIFMGNEIVKHGLIDWNAARHRTVELLNRVGLAIDPDTLIKHLGVGQQQLVEIAKALSKNVRLLILDEPTSALNEADSANLFELMRGLKSRDITCIMISHKLNEIAEISDAVTVIRDGRTVETYSVDAGHVDEDRIIRSMVGRSIENRFPTHESNPGEVIFEVSDWRVEDPDIPGRLVCKNSSFFVRAGEIVGFAGLMGAGRTELMRSIFGRNYGVYLGGSVKIRGKEIHVTSVASAIRQGIAYVPEDRKTLGLNLLDSIRVTTVSANLKAILHGRLLNLDQEFQVAEEYRRSLNVKTNSVNIGVTTLSGGNQQKVVLGKWMFTEPDVLILDEPTRGIDVGAKYEIYRLIQELADHGKAVIIISSELPELLGISDRIYTIFEGSVTGVLDREEADQEKLMRMMTNTSGSESNAGKEEKAL, from the coding sequence ATGGAACATCCTTTAATTCTGCAAATGCAAGGTATTACCAAACTCTTTCCGGGCGTGCGTGCGCTCGACGATGTGACACTGGAGGTACATAGAGGCGACATTCACGCAATTTGTGGTGAGAATGGCGCGGGGAAATCAACTTTGATGAAAGTCCTTTCCGGTGTTTATCCTCATGGCACCTATGAGGGAAAGATCATCTACATGGGCAATGAAGTGATGTTTAAGGACATCAAAGAATCGGAGAGCGCCGGTATTGTGATTATTCACCAGGAGCTGACAATGATTCCGGAGCTATCCATTACCGAAAACATCTTTATGGGAAACGAGATCGTAAAGCATGGGCTGATTGACTGGAACGCTGCACGGCACCGCACGGTAGAGCTGCTCAACAGGGTAGGGCTGGCTATTGATCCCGACACCTTGATTAAGCACTTGGGTGTAGGCCAGCAGCAATTGGTGGAAATCGCGAAGGCACTTTCCAAAAACGTCAGGCTGTTGATTCTCGATGAGCCTACCTCCGCGCTTAATGAAGCCGACTCCGCGAACCTGTTCGAGCTCATGCGCGGCCTCAAAAGCCGAGACATTACTTGTATCATGATTTCGCACAAGCTCAACGAGATTGCGGAGATATCCGACGCTGTCACAGTCATTCGCGACGGTCGCACGGTCGAAACCTACTCCGTTGATGCGGGGCATGTAGATGAGGACCGTATCATCCGCTCTATGGTAGGGCGTTCCATCGAAAACCGCTTTCCCACTCACGAATCGAATCCCGGAGAGGTTATCTTCGAGGTGTCCGACTGGCGCGTGGAAGACCCAGATATACCGGGTCGGTTGGTATGTAAAAACTCCAGCTTCTTTGTCAGAGCCGGAGAGATCGTCGGCTTTGCCGGTCTTATGGGAGCGGGAAGAACGGAGCTGATGCGGTCTATCTTTGGGCGAAACTACGGCGTTTACCTGGGAGGCTCTGTCAAAATCAGGGGTAAGGAAATTCACGTTACCTCGGTTGCCTCCGCTATCCGTCAGGGCATCGCCTATGTGCCCGAGGATCGCAAGACTTTGGGGCTCAATCTGTTAGACAGCATCCGCGTAACCACTGTGTCAGCAAATCTAAAGGCAATTTTACACGGCAGACTCCTTAATTTGGACCAGGAATTTCAGGTTGCCGAAGAGTACCGCCGTTCCCTAAATGTCAAGACGAACAGCGTTAACATCGGCGTGACCACCCTGTCCGGCGGAAACCAGCAAAAGGTTGTTTTGGGCAAGTGGATGTTTACAGAGCCGGATGTTCTGATCCTTGACGAACCCACCCGAGGGATTGACGTTGGTGCCAAGTACGAAATTTATCGTCTGATACAGGAACTGGCGGATCATGGCAAAGCGGTCATCATCATTTCCTCAGAGTTGCCCGAACTGCTGGGTATATCGGACAGAATCTACACTATTTTTGAGGGCAGTGTAACAGGTGTGTTAGACCGTGAGGAGGCCGATCAGGAAAAACTTATGAGAATGATGACAAACACCTCCGGGTCGGAATCTAACGCAGGAAAGGAAGAGAAGGCGTTATGA
- a CDS encoding DNA-methyltransferase → MLPFNELWKQYLRIIKDNGAIVLTSCQSFTTKLISSQPKLFRYCWYWYKNMVTGFANAKKQPLRCVEEVCVFYKHPPMYNPHGIIVLDKPVKRHGKSVPAHGDSVYRIDGSLSHDTETCIVHYPRQVLEVKCERGLHPTRKPVALFEYFIQTYTNPGELVLDNCMGSGTTAVACINSGRNYTGFEWDKQHFLTALNRISKSY, encoded by the coding sequence TTGCTTCCTTTCAATGAACTGTGGAAGCAATATCTTCGAATCATCAAGGACAACGGCGCAATCGTTCTGACTTCGTGCCAGTCGTTCACGACAAAACTGATCAGCAGCCAGCCAAAGCTATTTCGATATTGCTGGTACTGGTATAAAAACATGGTGACCGGGTTTGCAAACGCCAAGAAGCAGCCGCTGCGCTGCGTGGAAGAAGTCTGCGTGTTTTATAAACACCCGCCGATGTACAATCCACATGGGATCATCGTCCTGGACAAACCGGTGAAACGGCATGGGAAGTCAGTACCGGCGCATGGCGATTCTGTTTACCGGATAGATGGGAGTCTTTCACATGATACAGAAACCTGCATTGTACATTATCCCCGCCAGGTGCTGGAAGTAAAATGTGAACGTGGACTGCATCCGACTCGGAAGCCTGTCGCGTTGTTCGAGTATTTCATCCAGACATACACAAATCCGGGAGAGCTGGTTTTGGATAACTGCATGGGCAGCGGAACAACGGCGGTGGCTTGTATCAATTCCGGCCGCAATTATACCGGGTTTGAGTGGGATAAGCAGCATTTTCTAACTGCGCTGAACAGAATAAGCAAAAGCTATTGA